Proteins from one Desulfovibrio legallii genomic window:
- the hisS gene encoding histidine--tRNA ligase: MSITRIKGFADMFPPESDTFTRLENTAREVFFRYGFVELRTPIVEFTELFQRSIGEETDVVQKEMYTFPDRKGRSLTLRPEATAGVMRAYIEAGLVNKEAVSRLFTTGPMFRYERPQKGRMRQFHQINCECLGSHSPYADAELISMLLRFLGALGLRELTLKVNSLGCAQCRPRFREALLAYLAGVDRAALCPDCARRVETNPLRVLDCKQPGCRAITDQAPHLLDYNCPDCRAHFDVVLDLLAAAGVAYELDHRLVRGLDYYCRTTFEVVSGSIGAQAAVAGGGRYDGLVQSLGGPDVPGVGFACGMERLALMLEAGAAPAPAPDFYLVCMDGPSRREGWLLAQQLRGAGLRGEMNFSEGGFKSLMRQAGKSGARYGLILGPDELARGEVVAKHLESGRQQSVPRAGIVDFLQAGAETND; encoded by the coding sequence ATGAGCATTACGCGCATCAAGGGTTTTGCGGATATGTTTCCGCCGGAGAGCGACACGTTCACGCGCCTGGAGAACACGGCGCGGGAGGTGTTTTTTCGCTACGGCTTTGTGGAGCTGCGCACGCCCATTGTGGAGTTTACGGAGCTGTTTCAGCGCTCCATCGGCGAGGAAACCGATGTGGTGCAGAAGGAGATGTACACCTTTCCGGACCGCAAAGGGCGGTCGCTCACCCTGCGGCCCGAGGCCACGGCCGGGGTCATGCGGGCGTATATTGAAGCCGGGCTGGTCAACAAGGAGGCCGTGAGCCGTCTGTTCACCACGGGGCCCATGTTCCGTTACGAACGGCCGCAGAAGGGGCGCATGCGCCAGTTCCACCAGATCAACTGCGAGTGCCTGGGCAGCCACAGTCCGTATGCGGATGCGGAGCTCATCAGCATGCTGCTGCGGTTTCTGGGCGCGCTGGGCCTGCGGGAGCTGACGCTGAAGGTCAATTCTCTGGGCTGCGCCCAGTGCAGGCCCCGGTTTCGTGAGGCTTTGCTGGCCTATCTGGCGGGGGTGGACAGGGCGGCGCTCTGCCCGGATTGCGCCCGCCGGGTGGAGACCAACCCGCTGCGCGTGCTGGATTGCAAGCAGCCCGGCTGCCGGGCCATTACGGATCAGGCCCCGCATCTGCTGGACTACAATTGCCCCGATTGCCGGGCGCACTTTGACGTGGTGCTGGATCTGCTTGCCGCGGCGGGCGTGGCTTATGAGCTGGACCACCGCCTGGTGCGCGGGCTGGACTATTACTGCCGCACCACTTTTGAGGTGGTGAGCGGCAGCATCGGCGCGCAGGCGGCGGTGGCGGGCGGCGGCCGGTACGACGGCCTGGTGCAGAGCCTGGGCGGGCCGGACGTGCCCGGCGTGGGCTTTGCCTGCGGCATGGAGCGTCTGGCCCTCATGCTGGAGGCGGGCGCGGCCCCGGCCCCGGCCCCGGATTTTTATCTGGTCTGCATGGATGGGCCGAGCCGCCGCGAGGGCTGGCTGCTGGCGCAGCAGTTGCGTGGCGCGGGCCTGCGCGGCGAGATGAATTTCAGCGAAGGCGGGTTCAAGAGCCTGATGCGCCAGGCGGGCAAATCCGGAGCGCGCTATGGTTTGATTCTGGGGCCGGACGAGCTGGCTCGCGGCGAAGTGGTGGCCAAGCATCTTGAAAGCGGCCGGCAGCAGAGCGTGCCCAGGGCCGGAATTGTGGACTTTTTGCAGGCGGGAGCCGAAACCAATGACTGA